A single genomic interval of Puntigrus tetrazona isolate hp1 chromosome 1, ASM1883169v1, whole genome shotgun sequence harbors:
- the gja8b gene encoding gap junction protein alpha 8 paralog b, with the protein MGDWSFLGNILEEVNEHSTVIGRVWLTVLFIFRILILGTAAEFVWGDEQSDYVCNTQQPGCENVCYDEAFPISHIRLWVLQIIFVSTPSLVYVGHAVHHVHMEEKRKEREEAELNRQQEMNEERLPIAPDQGSVRTAKETSTKGSKKFRLEGTLLRTYICHIIFKTLFEVGFVVGQYYLYGFRILPLYKCSRWPCPNTVDCFVSRPTEKTVFIIFMLAVACVSLFLNFVEISHLGLKKIHFVFRKPVRPQVEGPGASEKALPSIASSSIQKAKGYKLLEEDKATSHFFPLTEVGGMEAGRLPALYEPFEEKTDEASAPKKDVSKVYDETLPSYAQTTVIGPSAVAGVVRRDEDEDELAIEADVEASETIEDTRPLSSLSKASSRARSDDLTV; encoded by the coding sequence ATGGGTGACTGGAGCTTTTTGGGCAACATCCTCGAGGAAGTAAACGAGCATTCGACGGTAATCGGTAGGGTGTGGCTCACGGTCCTCTTCATCTTCCGAATCCTCATCCTGGGCACGGCCGCGGAGTTCGTGTGGGGCGACGAGCAATCGGATTACGTGTGCAACACGCAGCAGCCGGGTTGCGAGAACGTTTGCTACGACGAGGCCTTCCCCATCTCGCACATTCGCCTGTGGGTGCTCCAGATCATCTTCGTTTCCACGCCTTCCTTAGTGTATGTGGGCCACGCCGTCCACCATGTCCACATGGAGGAGAAGCGCAAGGAGCGAGAGGAGGCTGAGCTCAACAGGCAGCAAGAGATGAACGAGGAGAGGCTGCCTATCGCGCCCGATCAGGGAAGCGTCCGTACGGCCAAAGAGACGAGCACAAAGGGCAGCAAGAAGTTCCGTCTCGAGGGCACTCTGTTGAGGACCTATATCTGCCACATTATCTTCAAGACTCTCTTTGAGGTAGGCTTCGTGGTGGGCCAGTACTACTTGTACGGCTTCCGAATCCTGCCGCTCTACAAGTGCAGCCGCTGGCCGTGCCCGAACACGGTCGACTGCTTTGTCTCGAGGCCTACCGAGAAAACTGTGTTCATCATCTTCATGTTAGCCGTGGCCTGCGTCTCGCTTTTCCTCAACTTTGTCGAAATCAGCCATTTGGGCCTGAAAAAGATCCACTTTGTGTTTCGTAAGCCGGTGAGGCCGCAAGTTGAGGGACCAGGGGCTTCCGAGAAGGCCTTGCCTTCCATAGCGTCCTCCTCCATCCAGAAAGCCAAAGGCTACAAGCTGCTGGAGGAGGACAAAGCCACGTCGCACTTCTTCCCCCTGACTGAGGTAGGGGGCATGGAAGCTGGCCGGCTTCCGGCTCTGTATGAGCCGTTCGAGGAGAAAACGGATGAGGCGAGCGCACCTAAGAAAGACGTGTCTAAGGTGTACGACGAAACGCTGCCCTCCTATGCCCAGACGACCGTGATAGGGCCGAGCGCGGTGGCGGGAGTTGTACGCAGGGACGAAGACGAGGACGAGTTGGCCATCGAAGCAGATGTGGAAGCCAGCGAGACGATAGAAGACACGCGACCGCTCAGCAGCCTGAGCAAAGCCAGCAGCCGGGCAAGGTCAGATGACTTGAcggtataa